The Terriglobus sp. RCC_193 genome contains a region encoding:
- a CDS encoding valine--tRNA ligase: MPNELPKAYDPAAIEQKWADFWVTEKLFDTPLNQPSDGRKPFVMLLPPPNVTGRLHMGHMLNQTEMDILARWHRMLGEESVWVPGTDHAGIATQMMVEKQLKAEGANRKELGRDAFLERVWQWKSQYGGAITTQMKRLGASVDWGREYFTMDENLSNAVTEAFVRLHEQGLIYRGSYIVNWDPVQQTAVSDLEVEHKETVGKIYHLRYPFADGSGSIVIATTRPETMLGDVAVVVNPDDERYKALLGKTIKLPLVGREIPLLADEWAKPEFGTGAVKVTPAHDPNDYEIGKRHSLAELTIMDETAHIDLPGSPYHGLDRYEARKRILEDLEAQGLLVEVKDHTLAIATSQRSGAVIEPRLSMQWFIKIQPLADKAIAAVEEGHIKFTPPMYAKTYFEWMRNIHDWCISRQLWWGHRIPAYHCPQCGTTCVARTRPEKCGSCDHAELQQETDVLDTWFSSGLLPFTVFGWPEPTEDSAKFYPTDLLVTGFDILFFWVARMIMLGTHFMLDVPMPDGSKRELKDAVPFRDVYIHALVRDADRQKMSKTKGNVVDPISIIERFGTDAVRFTLASQASPGTDIAFSEARTEGYRAFANKIWNAARFLFLQIDRARTAGYKMTMGAANPVGALPEITPIETRWIFARLNAVTVEVDKALKDYRFDEAANAVYQFFWGEFCDWYLELVKLRLDFPEVQEGEQPIQNPETAISLAGLVGVFEASLRLLSPFMPFLTEELWHALYEGKPYAKSIALTRFPQPSDFPADDTAVSAISTLQELIVTIRGLRKDLGVPEKEPTPILVHGDHRTLALADAHRDMLAKLARVSDVDFASETLTGTDARSGVGFDVRVVYERQIDVPAERERLTKEITKLTKGLEAANRQLGNEAFLVKAPANVIEGLKKQQSETQLLYDKAKAALEALPA; the protein is encoded by the coding sequence ACGGAGATGGATATTCTCGCTCGCTGGCACCGCATGTTGGGCGAAGAAAGCGTCTGGGTGCCCGGCACCGACCACGCCGGCATCGCCACGCAGATGATGGTGGAAAAGCAGCTCAAGGCGGAAGGCGCCAACCGCAAAGAGCTTGGCCGCGACGCGTTCCTTGAGCGTGTCTGGCAGTGGAAGTCGCAGTACGGCGGCGCCATCACCACGCAGATGAAGCGCCTCGGTGCCAGTGTCGATTGGGGCCGCGAATACTTCACCATGGACGAGAACCTGTCCAACGCTGTGACGGAAGCCTTCGTGCGCCTGCATGAACAGGGCCTCATCTATCGCGGCAGCTACATCGTCAACTGGGACCCCGTCCAGCAGACGGCCGTGTCCGACCTCGAAGTCGAACACAAGGAAACCGTCGGCAAGATTTATCACCTGCGCTATCCCTTCGCGGACGGCAGCGGCTCCATCGTGATTGCAACCACGCGCCCTGAGACCATGCTCGGTGACGTTGCCGTTGTGGTGAACCCGGATGACGAACGTTACAAGGCACTCCTCGGCAAGACCATCAAGCTGCCTCTCGTAGGCCGCGAAATTCCGCTGCTTGCCGATGAATGGGCCAAGCCTGAGTTCGGTACTGGCGCGGTGAAGGTCACACCCGCACACGATCCCAATGACTACGAGATCGGCAAGCGTCATTCATTAGCCGAACTAACCATCATGGACGAGACCGCGCACATTGACCTGCCCGGTTCGCCGTATCACGGTCTCGATCGCTACGAAGCACGCAAGCGCATCCTCGAAGACCTGGAAGCGCAGGGCCTGCTCGTTGAAGTGAAGGACCACACGCTGGCCATCGCCACATCGCAGCGCAGTGGCGCCGTCATTGAGCCGCGCCTGTCCATGCAGTGGTTTATCAAAATTCAGCCGCTTGCAGACAAGGCCATCGCCGCAGTTGAAGAAGGCCACATCAAGTTCACGCCGCCCATGTACGCCAAGACGTACTTTGAGTGGATGCGCAACATCCACGACTGGTGCATCTCACGCCAGCTCTGGTGGGGCCACCGCATCCCGGCATATCACTGCCCGCAATGCGGAACAACATGCGTTGCACGCACACGCCCTGAAAAGTGCGGCTCCTGCGATCACGCAGAACTGCAGCAGGAAACCGACGTCCTCGACACATGGTTCTCCTCAGGCCTTCTGCCGTTCACGGTCTTCGGCTGGCCGGAACCAACAGAAGACTCTGCAAAGTTCTATCCGACGGACCTTCTCGTCACGGGCTTTGACATCCTCTTCTTCTGGGTCGCGCGCATGATCATGCTGGGCACGCACTTCATGCTCGACGTGCCCATGCCCGACGGCAGCAAGCGCGAACTGAAAGACGCCGTACCCTTCCGCGACGTGTACATCCACGCACTCGTGCGCGACGCGGACCGCCAGAAGATGTCCAAGACCAAGGGCAACGTGGTTGACCCCATCTCGATCATTGAGCGCTTCGGTACAGACGCAGTGCGCTTCACACTCGCATCGCAGGCATCGCCCGGCACGGACATCGCCTTTAGCGAAGCCCGCACCGAAGGCTATCGTGCCTTCGCCAACAAGATCTGGAACGCCGCACGCTTCCTCTTCCTGCAGATCGACCGCGCACGCACCGCCGGTTACAAGATGACGATGGGCGCAGCCAACCCCGTTGGTGCTCTGCCGGAGATCACACCCATTGAAACGCGTTGGATCTTTGCGCGCCTCAACGCGGTCACGGTCGAAGTGGACAAGGCGCTGAAGGACTACCGCTTCGACGAAGCCGCCAACGCTGTCTACCAGTTCTTCTGGGGCGAGTTCTGCGATTGGTACCTCGAACTCGTCAAGCTGCGCCTCGACTTCCCGGAAGTGCAGGAAGGCGAGCAGCCCATCCAGAACCCAGAGACGGCCATCTCGCTCGCAGGTCTGGTCGGCGTGTTCGAAGCATCGCTGCGTCTGTTGTCGCCGTTCATGCCCTTCCTCACAGAAGAGTTGTGGCACGCGCTGTACGAGGGCAAGCCTTACGCAAAGAGTATCGCGCTCACACGCTTCCCGCAGCCCAGCGATTTCCCGGCAGACGACACCGCTGTCTCCGCCATCAGCACGTTGCAGGAACTCATCGTCACCATCCGCGGCCTGCGCAAAGACCTGGGCGTTCCCGAAAAGGAACCAACTCCCATCCTTGTCCACGGCGACCACCGCACCCTCGCGCTCGCCGACGCACACCGCGACATGCTGGCAAAACTCGCGCGCGTCAGCGATGTGGACTTTGCCTCAGAAACACTCACCGGAACCGACGCACGTTCCGGCGTAGGTTTTGACGTACGTGTGGTCTACGAGCGACAGATCGATGTCCCCGCAGAACGCGAACGCCTGACCAAGGAGATCACCAAGCTCACCAAAGGGTTAGAGGCAGCCAACCGCCAGCTTGGCAACGAAGCTTTCCTCGTCAAGGCTCCGGCAAACGTCATCGAAGGCCTGAAGAAACAGCAGTCTGAGACGCAGTTGCTGTATGACAAGGCAAAGGCCGCGCTCGAAGCCCTGCCCGCATAA
- a CDS encoding TIGR03435 family protein encodes MKTDIADTWQGTLHVGRDLRTVVKISKTADGKLKAQFYSIDQNPRPIDITDTIFHDGELTLKVDAIGGVYTGKMAPDGSTITGEWKQGDKPLPLILARTTKETAWAIPEPPKPVPPMAADADPTWDVATVKPAPPDERGKGFGGPPRHFGTRNTTLNDLVMFAYHVNTKQIINGPAWMESDKFDITTGEPNLPGSPSDEQVSSMMRKLLADRFGLKFHKDHREMSAYVLTVAKGGPKLTASHSDPHEGSSFYFPGKLGNLVFRNQTMDNFAIWMQNGVFDRPVVNRTGIPGRFDGTLKWTPDETQFQIFGVKIVPDESADAPPPITPAMEQQMGLKLSAEKTSVEVMVLDHVEKPGDN; translated from the coding sequence GTGAAAACGGACATTGCGGACACGTGGCAGGGAACACTGCATGTAGGCAGAGACCTGCGCACCGTGGTGAAGATCAGCAAGACTGCGGACGGCAAGCTGAAGGCGCAGTTCTACAGCATCGACCAGAATCCGCGCCCCATCGACATCACGGACACGATCTTCCACGATGGCGAACTGACGCTCAAGGTGGACGCGATCGGCGGCGTCTACACCGGCAAGATGGCGCCGGACGGCAGCACGATTACCGGCGAATGGAAGCAGGGTGACAAGCCGCTGCCCTTGATCCTGGCCCGCACCACAAAAGAAACGGCATGGGCTATCCCGGAACCGCCGAAGCCGGTCCCACCCATGGCCGCTGACGCCGATCCCACCTGGGACGTCGCCACGGTGAAACCGGCACCGCCGGACGAAAGGGGCAAGGGCTTTGGTGGTCCACCGCGCCACTTCGGCACGCGCAACACCACCCTGAACGACCTCGTCATGTTTGCCTACCACGTAAACACCAAGCAGATCATCAATGGTCCAGCCTGGATGGAGTCCGACAAGTTCGATATCACTACCGGCGAACCAAATCTTCCCGGCTCGCCCAGTGACGAACAGGTGAGCTCCATGATGCGTAAGTTGCTAGCGGATCGCTTTGGCCTGAAGTTCCATAAGGACCACAGGGAGATGTCTGCCTACGTGCTGACTGTGGCTAAAGGCGGGCCGAAACTCACCGCCAGTCACTCAGATCCTCATGAGGGTTCGTCGTTTTACTTCCCGGGCAAACTTGGCAACCTGGTCTTCCGCAACCAGACCATGGATAACTTCGCCATATGGATGCAGAACGGCGTCTTTGATCGCCCTGTGGTGAACCGCACTGGAATCCCAGGGCGCTTTGACGGCACCCTGAAATGGACTCCGGATGAGACGCAGTTCCAGATCTTCGGCGTAAAGATCGTCCCGGACGAATCGGCTGACGCACCACCGCCCATCACGCCTGCCATGGAGCAGCAGATGGGCCTGAAGCTGAGCGCAGAGAAGACATCTGTGGAGGTCATGGTGCTCGACCATGTTGAGAAGCCAGGTGACAATTAA
- a CDS encoding TIGR03435 family protein, whose protein sequence is MRHLTFALLAFSVVSLPSMRLHAAAGQAVAAKTNIDDTWQGTLHADKDLRTVIKISKAADGKLKTQFFSIDQGGRPIPVDGTTFQGGQLVLKIDAIDGLYTGTLSPDGTTITGQWKQGDKPLPLIFVRATADTAWAIPEPPKAVPPMAEDANPSWDVATIKPAPPDEKGKGFGGPPRHFQTRNTTLNDMISFAYNVNPKQIVGGPAWMETDKYDIVTGEPDVPGNPTGAQAKAMLRKLMAQRFGLKFHEGKQQMSAYVLSVAKDGVKMTKTDGDEHSGGGFQFTKLGHLIMRNQTMDDICHGFQGAVFDRPVVNHTGLQGRYNGTLTWTPDETQFAVFNVKIVPDESPDAPPPIFTAIQQQSGLKLDAEKTAVDVMILDHVEKPSEN, encoded by the coding sequence ATGCGTCACCTAACCTTTGCCTTGCTTGCCTTCAGCGTAGTCAGCCTTCCGTCTATGCGGCTGCACGCTGCTGCCGGACAGGCCGTCGCGGCAAAGACCAATATCGACGACACCTGGCAGGGAACGCTGCACGCGGACAAAGACCTTCGCACCGTCATCAAGATCAGCAAAGCGGCGGACGGCAAGTTGAAGACGCAGTTCTTCAGCATCGATCAGGGCGGACGTCCCATCCCTGTGGATGGCACCACATTTCAGGGCGGCCAACTGGTTCTGAAGATCGATGCCATTGACGGCCTTTACACCGGCACCCTCTCGCCCGACGGAACTACGATCACAGGCCAGTGGAAACAAGGCGACAAGCCTCTTCCCCTGATTTTTGTGCGCGCCACAGCGGACACAGCATGGGCTATCCCGGAACCGCCCAAGGCCGTTCCACCTATGGCCGAAGACGCGAACCCGTCCTGGGATGTCGCCACCATCAAACCAGCCCCACCCGACGAAAAAGGCAAGGGCTTCGGTGGTCCACCACGCCATTTCCAAACGCGCAACACCACGCTGAATGACATGATCAGCTTCGCCTACAACGTGAACCCGAAGCAGATCGTCGGTGGCCCGGCATGGATGGAAACAGATAAGTACGACATCGTCACAGGCGAACCGGATGTTCCCGGGAATCCCACCGGCGCACAGGCAAAAGCGATGCTGCGCAAACTGATGGCGCAGCGTTTCGGCCTGAAGTTCCACGAAGGCAAGCAGCAGATGTCCGCCTACGTTCTCTCCGTTGCAAAGGACGGCGTCAAGATGACGAAGACCGATGGCGACGAACACAGCGGTGGTGGATTCCAGTTCACTAAGTTGGGCCATCTCATCATGCGCAATCAGACCATGGATGACATCTGCCACGGCTTCCAGGGCGCGGTGTTTGATCGCCCGGTGGTGAACCATACAGGTCTGCAGGGCCGTTACAACGGCACGCTCACATGGACGCCGGACGAAACGCAGTTCGCTGTCTTCAACGTAAAAATTGTGCCGGATGAATCACCGGATGCGCCACCGCCAATCTTCACTGCCATCCAGCAGCAGAGCGGCTTGAAGCTCGACGCGGAAAAGACCGCCGTTGATGTCATGATCCTCGACCACGTCGAAAAACCAAGCGAGAACTGA
- a CDS encoding carboxypeptidase regulatory-like domain-containing protein, translating to MSIQSKARPSAAVLLLCLSAVTASAAEHHGRILTNGLPLPGVTVTATQGDKKLVATTDAQGIFQFPTIDAGEWHLHMEMQGFRVVDATVTIPETTPAAPVELQMMPLAEVLASAKAMLPNAPAPVVTATAEKPAAKGKAKDAGDNSAPPPPPSDSAASAEPDKSADGMLINGSENNAATSKYSLAQAFGSRRAGSKSLYNGSVGFQLSASPFDAKPYSVSGLQLPKPSYTQFTGIATIGGPIRIPHLFYNGPNFFVGYQWTRDNSATSYTGLVPTTDQRNGIVAGTIVNPATGLPVVGPVPISQQAAALLALYPLPNITGNTSYNYQTQAVTGVHADALQSRLDKSIGRRDSFFGGFAFRNLRSDNANLFQFRDATRTLGIDTNVHWQHRFPHQLFVDTSYRFTRLRTNVAPFFANRTNISGNAGITGNNQDPTNWGPPTLGFSSGIAGLTDGISAFDRNRTDALSVEATWTHRRHTVTFGGDFRRQEFNQLAQSNPRGAFTFTGAASGSDFADFLFGAPSASRVAYGNADKYFRQSVSDLFVTDDWRIKPELTLTTGIRWDYGAPNTELKGRLVNLDVAPGFTSAQPVLGYSPVGPVTGQHYPSSLVRPDFRKFQPRFGFAWRPLPAQPLVIRGGYGIYVDTSVYLNAAESMSQQSPLSTSLNVSRSATCPLTLANGFINCAGTTSNTFAIDPNFRTGYAQTWKLSVQQDLPGSIVLTGTYLGSKGTHVPQEFLPNTYAPGGTPTCASCPRGFVYRTSYANAIRHAGEIQLRRRLRSGFTATLDYLYAHSIDNAAFLGGGGTNASAVSSALTAYQTPAESVAQNWQNLRAERSRSSFDQRHLLKFTLQYTSGTGMGGGTLMTGWRGKLLKQWTIASSFSAGSGLPQTPIVVSTIPGTGFTNILRPNRTGADLYAAPAGYHLNSAAYATPSNGQFGNSGRYSIEGPNAITLDSSLARVFKFRDPYSFELRVDSTNLLNHVVYTGWVTTTNSTTFGLPASAKDMRQFQLSGRLRF from the coding sequence TTGTCCATTCAGTCGAAGGCGCGTCCTTCCGCAGCGGTACTGCTGTTGTGTCTCTCTGCAGTCACAGCCTCTGCCGCGGAGCATCACGGACGCATACTCACCAACGGTCTGCCGCTTCCCGGCGTAACCGTCACGGCCACGCAGGGCGACAAGAAACTGGTCGCCACCACCGATGCGCAGGGCATCTTCCAGTTCCCCACGATTGATGCGGGCGAATGGCACCTCCACATGGAGATGCAGGGCTTCCGCGTTGTCGATGCCACGGTGACTATCCCGGAGACAACGCCTGCAGCCCCAGTGGAGTTGCAGATGATGCCACTGGCAGAGGTGCTTGCCTCGGCCAAGGCCATGTTGCCCAACGCGCCAGCACCTGTGGTTACGGCAACAGCAGAAAAGCCCGCGGCAAAGGGCAAGGCGAAGGATGCAGGAGACAACTCCGCCCCGCCACCGCCACCCTCTGACTCAGCCGCTTCGGCCGAGCCGGACAAGAGCGCCGACGGCATGTTGATCAACGGCAGTGAGAACAACGCCGCCACCAGCAAGTATTCGTTGGCACAGGCCTTCGGTTCACGCCGCGCCGGCAGCAAGAGCCTCTATAACGGCAGCGTCGGCTTCCAGCTCAGCGCGTCGCCGTTTGATGCCAAGCCATACTCCGTGTCTGGCCTGCAATTGCCCAAGCCGTCGTACACACAGTTCACTGGCATCGCCACCATAGGCGGCCCCATCCGCATCCCGCATCTCTTTTACAACGGGCCAAACTTCTTCGTCGGCTACCAGTGGACACGCGACAACAGCGCCACCAGCTACACCGGTCTTGTGCCCACAACGGATCAGCGTAACGGAATTGTGGCCGGCACCATTGTCAATCCGGCAACCGGCCTGCCTGTCGTTGGCCCCGTGCCCATCAGCCAGCAGGCCGCGGCGCTGTTGGCGCTCTATCCGTTACCCAACATCACCGGCAACACCAGCTACAACTACCAGACACAAGCAGTGACCGGTGTTCACGCCGACGCTCTGCAATCGCGCCTGGACAAGTCCATCGGTCGCCGCGATTCGTTCTTCGGCGGATTCGCCTTCCGCAACCTGCGTTCGGATAACGCAAACCTCTTCCAGTTCCGCGACGCCACACGCACACTCGGTATCGACACCAACGTGCACTGGCAGCATCGCTTCCCGCACCAGTTGTTCGTCGACACCAGCTATCGCTTCACGCGCCTGCGTACCAACGTCGCACCGTTCTTCGCCAACCGCACCAACATCAGCGGCAACGCGGGTATCACCGGTAACAATCAGGACCCCACCAACTGGGGCCCGCCGACACTGGGCTTCTCCAGCGGCATCGCCGGGCTCACGGATGGCATCAGTGCCTTCGACCGCAACCGCACCGATGCGCTCTCCGTCGAAGCCACATGGACACATCGCCGCCACACCGTGACCTTCGGTGGCGACTTCCGCCGGCAGGAGTTCAACCAGCTCGCACAATCCAACCCGCGCGGTGCCTTTACCTTCACCGGCGCTGCCTCTGGATCGGACTTCGCAGACTTCCTCTTCGGCGCGCCCTCTGCCAGCAGAGTCGCCTATGGCAACGCGGACAAATACTTCCGCCAGTCCGTCAGCGATCTCTTCGTCACAGACGATTGGCGCATCAAGCCTGAGCTCACGCTCACCACCGGCATCCGCTGGGATTACGGCGCACCGAATACTGAGTTGAAGGGCCGCCTCGTCAACCTGGATGTCGCGCCGGGATTCACCAGCGCCCAGCCGGTACTTGGTTACAGCCCCGTCGGCCCCGTCACCGGCCAGCACTATCCCTCCTCGCTGGTGCGTCCGGACTTCCGCAAATTCCAGCCGCGCTTTGGTTTCGCGTGGCGTCCATTGCCCGCGCAACCGCTCGTCATCCGCGGCGGCTACGGCATTTACGTGGACACGTCTGTCTATCTCAACGCGGCAGAGTCCATGTCGCAGCAATCGCCGCTGTCCACCAGCCTCAACGTCTCGCGCAGCGCAACCTGCCCGCTCACCCTGGCCAACGGTTTCATCAACTGCGCCGGAACAACCTCGAACACCTTTGCCATCGACCCCAACTTCCGCACCGGCTACGCGCAAACATGGAAGTTGAGTGTGCAGCAGGATCTCCCCGGCTCCATCGTGCTCACCGGAACATATCTCGGTTCCAAGGGAACGCATGTGCCGCAGGAATTCCTGCCCAACACTTATGCGCCCGGCGGCACACCCACCTGCGCCTCCTGCCCGCGCGGCTTCGTCTATCGCACCTCGTACGCCAACGCCATCCGACACGCGGGTGAAATACAGTTGCGCCGCCGTCTTCGCAGCGGCTTCACCGCCACGCTGGATTACCTCTACGCGCACTCCATCGACAACGCCGCATTCCTCGGCGGTGGAGGCACCAACGCATCCGCCGTCTCTTCCGCTCTCACGGCGTATCAAACGCCGGCTGAATCCGTTGCGCAGAACTGGCAGAACCTCCGCGCCGAACGCAGCCGTTCCTCCTTCGATCAGCGTCATCTGTTGAAGTTCACGCTGCAATACACCAGTGGCACCGGCATGGGCGGCGGAACACTCATGACCGGCTGGCGCGGCAAACTGCTCAAGCAGTGGACCATCGCATCGTCGTTCAGTGCAGGCAGCGGTCTCCCGCAAACACCTATCGTCGTGTCCACGATCCCCGGCACAGGCTTCACCAACATCCTTCGCCCCAACCGCACCGGTGCGGACCTCTACGCAGCACCGGCGGGTTACCATCTCAACTCCGCCGCATACGCAACGCCGTCGAATGGCCAGTTTGGTAACTCAGGCCGTTACTCCATCGAAGGCCCCAACGCCATCACGCTCGATAGCTCACTGGCGCGCGTCTTCAAATTCCGCGATCCATACAGCTTCGAATTGCGTGTTGACAGCACCAACCTGTTGAACCACGTGGTGTATACCGGATGGGTCACCACCACCAACAGCACCACCTTCGGCCTGCCTGCCTCAGCCAAGGACATGCGTCAATTTCAACTCAGCGGGAGGCTTCGCTTCTAA
- a CDS encoding VWA domain-containing protein has protein sequence MKSLVLIATLALATSAVSQQIGTNQPQGQDGSYTLSVKSQLVTEAVVIKDKSGKFIPNLTANDFTITEDGTPQKIRVFEHESLPIDAEPLPKQDPNDEKVKIYKKLARTSFQQSAQYKDKRLIAMYFDMSAMRPDDQLRALQSAEKFIRTQMTSADLVSILRYQGGSVDVLQDFSQDRNKMLSILETMIVGEGQGNDESVSDDSSADVGAAFGQDGGEFNIFNTDRQLSALQTAASMLGAMNEKKILLYFASGLRLNGNDNQAQLHATVEAAVKSGVAFWPIDARGLVAGAPLGDASQGSPGGQGMYSGTAATAVNDRFQQSQDTLYALAADTGGKAFFDNNDLNAGIVRAQKAITDYYLIGYYTTNTSLNGAFRKIKITVADSLNASLDYRKGYYANKEFGKFNGTEKERQLEDALMLGDPITELTIAMELNYFQLNRAEYFVPLTVKIPGRELALAKKFGSEHTVIDFVCEIKDEIGGNTVTNLRDNVDVKISDATAAELTKRPIEYSTGVTLLPGRYSIKFLARDDETGRIGTYQTSFIIPNLNKETKKLPISSVILSNQRVDTKSALFNTMKGKDQAKSDAVNPLMSAEGKLIPSVTRVFRTDRDLEILLHAYQGAPAAPAAAPATPGAAAPAQGPLVAYVSIFRDGKKAMETQAVKAEPIANSRLGTTPIRMKVPLTNLTTGEYDIQVTVLDPAGNRIATWRGPMAIAR, from the coding sequence ATGAAATCTCTCGTACTCATCGCAACCCTCGCGCTCGCAACCTCGGCCGTATCGCAGCAGATTGGCACCAATCAGCCGCAGGGCCAGGACGGTTCTTACACGCTGAGCGTCAAGTCGCAGCTCGTCACCGAAGCCGTCGTGATCAAGGACAAGAGCGGCAAGTTCATCCCGAACCTTACCGCCAACGACTTCACCATCACAGAAGACGGCACACCGCAGAAGATCCGCGTCTTCGAGCATGAATCGCTGCCCATCGACGCGGAGCCATTGCCAAAGCAGGATCCGAACGACGAAAAGGTCAAGATATACAAGAAGCTGGCGCGCACCTCGTTCCAGCAGTCTGCGCAGTACAAGGACAAGCGCCTCATCGCCATGTACTTCGACATGTCGGCCATGCGCCCGGACGATCAGTTGCGCGCATTGCAGTCCGCGGAAAAGTTCATTCGCACGCAGATGACCTCTGCCGATCTTGTCTCCATCCTGCGTTATCAGGGTGGTTCCGTCGACGTGTTGCAGGACTTCTCGCAGGACCGCAACAAGATGCTCTCCATCCTCGAAACCATGATCGTGGGCGAAGGGCAGGGCAATGACGAATCCGTCAGCGACGACAGCAGCGCAGATGTAGGCGCGGCCTTCGGTCAGGATGGTGGCGAGTTCAACATCTTCAACACAGACCGTCAGCTCTCCGCATTGCAGACAGCAGCCAGCATGCTCGGCGCCATGAACGAGAAGAAGATCCTTCTCTACTTCGCCAGCGGCCTGCGCCTGAACGGCAACGACAACCAGGCGCAGCTTCATGCAACGGTGGAAGCTGCTGTGAAATCCGGCGTCGCTTTCTGGCCCATTGATGCACGTGGCCTCGTCGCAGGCGCACCGCTTGGTGATGCATCACAGGGTTCGCCCGGTGGCCAGGGCATGTACAGTGGCACAGCCGCTACCGCCGTCAACGATCGCTTCCAGCAATCGCAGGACACGCTGTACGCGCTCGCCGCAGACACTGGCGGCAAAGCTTTCTTCGACAACAACGACCTCAACGCAGGCATCGTCCGTGCGCAGAAGGCCATCACGGACTACTACCTCATCGGCTACTACACGACGAACACCTCGCTCAACGGCGCCTTCCGCAAAATCAAGATTACCGTCGCAGATTCACTCAACGCCTCGCTCGACTACCGCAAGGGCTATTACGCGAATAAGGAATTTGGTAAGTTCAACGGCACGGAAAAAGAGCGTCAACTCGAAGACGCGCTCATGCTCGGCGACCCCATTACCGAACTCACCATTGCGATGGAGTTGAATTACTTCCAGCTCAATCGCGCGGAATACTTCGTCCCGCTCACGGTCAAGATTCCTGGCCGCGAACTCGCACTCGCAAAGAAGTTCGGCAGTGAACACACCGTCATCGACTTCGTTTGCGAAATCAAGGACGAAATCGGCGGCAACACCGTCACCAACCTCCGCGACAACGTCGACGTCAAGATCAGCGACGCCACCGCCGCCGAACTTACGAAGCGTCCCATCGAATACAGCACCGGCGTCACGCTGCTGCCGGGCCGTTACAGCATCAAGTTCCTCGCACGCGACGACGAAACGGGCCGCATCGGCACCTATCAGACCAGCTTCATCATTCCGAACCTGAACAAGGAAACGAAGAAGCTGCCCATCAGTTCCGTCATCCTCAGCAATCAGCGCGTCGACACCAAATCCGCACTCTTCAACACCATGAAGGGCAAGGACCAGGCGAAGTCAGATGCAGTGAATCCGCTGATGAGCGCCGAAGGCAAACTTATCCCGTCGGTCACACGTGTTTTCCGCACAGACCGCGATCTTGAGATTCTGCTGCACGCCTATCAGGGCGCACCGGCGGCTCCTGCAGCCGCCCCGGCTACACCCGGCGCTGCTGCTCCGGCGCAGGGACCTCTGGTGGCATACGTCTCGATCTTCCGCGATGGCAAAAAGGCAATGGAAACACAGGCCGTCAAGGCAGAACCCATCGCCAACAGTCGCCTCGGCACCACACCCATCCGCATGAAGGTGCCGCTCACCAACCTCACCACAGGTGAGTACGACATCCAGGTCACCGTCCTCGACCCTGCAGGCAACCGCATCGCCACATGGCGAGGCCCCATGGCCATCGCCCGCTAA